From a single Bacillus pseudomycoides DSM 12442 genomic region:
- a CDS encoding CsbD family protein yields the protein MISGPSFNTVKGEVKEVVGKVTDNKELQATGKWDKIKGTVKHTVGNVTEKVHEHK from the coding sequence ATTATTTCCGGGCCTTCCTTTAATACAGTAAAAGGTGAAGTAAAAGAAGTTGTTGGGAAAGTAACTGACAATAAGGAATTACAAGCTACAGGTAAATGGGATAAGATAAAAGGCACCGTGAAGCATACTGTGGGTAATGTAACAGAGAAAGTACATGAACATAAATAA
- a CDS encoding protein phosphatase 2C domain-containing protein produces the protein MKIQMYQQKSPLKQECEDSFFCNEGLKIYGVCDGATPLVPFQDEEGHNGAYLASNVFASHFTSLKEVTSLQKAIASANEVLQEKMIDYEIDITKKDHVWCTCIAVVRIKDRSIQYAQLGDCMIVVTLRDETIKVLTKDTVKGISARAKRKREEDRKKGLLVPEEYIFNDIRQQLKYNRYLANMPNGYSVANGMSEAITWIQQGEFPLSEMKGIFICSDGLFHPDWSLEQTVQYVSMHGIKEYVSIIEELEEQKRIRPDDKTIIMIEL, from the coding sequence ATGAAAATTCAAATGTATCAACAGAAAAGTCCTTTGAAGCAGGAGTGTGAGGATTCGTTTTTTTGTAATGAAGGATTGAAAATCTATGGTGTATGCGATGGTGCAACGCCACTTGTCCCGTTTCAAGATGAAGAGGGGCATAATGGAGCATATCTAGCTTCAAACGTGTTTGCAAGTCATTTTACATCGCTAAAAGAAGTGACAAGTTTGCAAAAAGCAATTGCAAGCGCAAACGAAGTGTTACAAGAAAAAATGATAGATTATGAGATTGATATAACAAAGAAAGATCATGTATGGTGTACATGTATTGCTGTAGTTCGTATAAAGGATAGAAGCATTCAATATGCTCAACTTGGTGACTGTATGATTGTTGTTACATTGCGTGATGAAACCATAAAGGTGTTAACAAAAGATACAGTGAAAGGAATTAGTGCACGAGCGAAAAGAAAGCGTGAAGAAGATAGGAAAAAGGGACTTCTTGTACCGGAAGAATATATATTTAATGACATTAGGCAGCAACTAAAATATAATCGTTATCTTGCCAATATGCCAAATGGGTATTCAGTAGCAAATGGGATGTCGGAAGCAATTACTTGGATCCAACAAGGAGAATTTCCACTTTCTGAAATGAAAGGAATATTTATTTGTTCGGATGGATTATTTCACCCAGACTGGTCACTTGAGCAAACAGTACAATATGTAAGCATGCATGGTATAAAAGAATATGTTTCTATAATAGAAGAATTAGAAGAACAAAAACGGATTCGACCAGATGATAAAACGATAATCATGATTGAGTTGTAA
- a CDS encoding YitT family protein yields MVRFLGVIIGSIIIAVAFNLFLIPHKILSSGIGGIAIILGIVTPVNTGIINFALNLPILILGYIGLGKKVIFNTVVSVVVLSAALYWIPVQIVAKDPLLSSIFGGVIAGAGIGLVFNCHGSTGGFDIIGMLLSRKKDIKLGGLLIILNTVVVVIAGFFFDWDVALTSLLSIYVTGKVIDAIHTKHRKVTLMIVTNQAEEMKKKLLSTVVRGITLLDGEGAYSSEKKRVLMTVVSREELADMKLAISEIDPQAFVNITETVEVLGLFRRG; encoded by the coding sequence ATGGTCAGATTTCTTGGAGTTATCATTGGTTCTATCATTATTGCAGTTGCCTTTAATCTTTTCCTTATCCCCCACAAGATTTTGAGTAGTGGAATTGGTGGAATTGCTATTATCTTAGGAATTGTAACCCCTGTAAACACAGGAATTATTAACTTTGCATTAAACTTACCTATTCTTATTTTAGGGTACATAGGTCTTGGAAAAAAAGTAATTTTTAATACAGTTGTCTCTGTTGTAGTATTATCTGCAGCATTATACTGGATTCCAGTACAAATCGTCGCAAAAGATCCCCTTCTTTCTTCCATATTTGGCGGCGTAATTGCAGGGGCAGGAATTGGCCTTGTCTTTAATTGTCATGGTTCCACAGGTGGATTTGATATTATCGGTATGCTACTATCTCGCAAAAAAGATATTAAACTTGGTGGACTCCTCATTATTTTAAATACAGTCGTTGTTGTCATTGCTGGATTTTTCTTTGATTGGGATGTAGCATTAACGAGTTTACTTTCAATCTATGTAACAGGTAAAGTAATTGATGCTATTCATACGAAACATCGTAAAGTTACACTTATGATTGTAACAAATCAAGCTGAAGAAATGAAAAAGAAACTCCTTTCAACTGTTGTGCGAGGAATTACACTTCTTGATGGTGAAGGTGCGTATTCAAGTGAGAAAAAACGTGTACTTATGACTGTTGTTTCACGTGAAGAGCTTGCTGATATGAAACTAGCCATTTCTGAAATTGATCCACAAGCATTCGTTAATATTACGGAGACTGTTGAAGTATTAGGGTTATTTAGGAGAGGTTAA
- a CDS encoding BA3702 family sensor histidine kinase — protein sequence MSRKKFSSIQKNRHSAIPRRLRNHIQNCTLTEMYASLFEHNPDGIISLNLQGIILHINPSAEKILGYTSEELERKTITSIIEAHISDQVLQFIKNTTADNQEEYILSIHHKDGYQIDVVTKLVPIFIQKHLSGVYAIMKPLEKSERIEKMLKESEKRLRTLMDSMPAFVIFKDHEGRWLEANDYALSCFDFHDVPYHGKKDSELVQYNEAYREAFLHCEQIDELAWQQKKIIHGEEFIIHKSTSNLILDLSKVPLFHPDGSRKGLIVMGRDVTELKKTEKLLRKSEKLAVVGQLTAGIAHEIRNPLTALKGFLTLLQPDISEQNKWYIDVMLSEISQMESITSQFMAMSKPQVLSIHSHQIQSLIEEVVTFILPTAIMHSTHIIMDHLSTMPEIQCDGNQLKQVFINVLKNAIEAMPRGGNIFIQTKQVDENFILIRIIDEGCGIPEDRISRLGEPFYSLKEKGTGLGLMMCYKIIEEHYGKLQISSELNKGTTVDIRLPISPLPNNNEMEKE from the coding sequence ATGAGTCGGAAAAAGTTCTCATCTATTCAAAAAAATCGTCATTCGGCTATACCCCGCCGTTTGCGAAATCATATTCAAAATTGTACTTTAACAGAAATGTACGCATCTCTTTTTGAACATAATCCTGATGGTATTATTTCATTGAACTTACAAGGAATCATATTACATATTAATCCCTCTGCGGAAAAAATATTGGGATATACTTCAGAGGAATTAGAAAGAAAAACAATTACTTCTATTATAGAAGCACATATTTCTGATCAAGTACTGCAATTTATAAAAAATACTACAGCTGATAATCAAGAGGAATACATACTTTCTATCCACCATAAAGATGGATATCAAATAGATGTAGTTACAAAATTAGTCCCTATTTTTATTCAAAAGCATCTCTCAGGTGTATATGCAATTATGAAGCCACTCGAGAAATCTGAAAGAATCGAAAAAATGTTAAAAGAGAGCGAAAAACGATTGCGCACATTGATGGACTCAATGCCTGCCTTTGTCATCTTTAAAGATCATGAAGGGCGCTGGCTTGAAGCAAATGATTACGCACTTTCTTGCTTTGATTTTCATGATGTTCCTTATCACGGAAAAAAAGATAGTGAACTCGTTCAATATAATGAAGCGTACCGCGAAGCATTTTTACATTGTGAACAAATTGATGAACTCGCATGGCAACAAAAAAAAATTATTCATGGCGAAGAATTTATTATTCATAAAAGTACGTCCAACCTTATCTTGGATCTTTCAAAAGTTCCACTCTTCCATCCTGATGGCTCACGAAAAGGCCTTATTGTTATGGGCAGGGATGTTACTGAATTAAAGAAAACAGAAAAATTACTACGAAAATCTGAAAAATTAGCAGTAGTCGGACAACTAACAGCAGGAATCGCTCATGAAATCCGCAACCCGTTAACGGCCTTAAAGGGATTCTTAACATTATTGCAACCCGATATTAGCGAACAAAACAAATGGTATATAGATGTTATGCTAAGCGAAATTTCACAAATGGAATCCATTACAAGTCAATTTATGGCAATGTCTAAGCCACAAGTGTTATCTATTCATTCTCACCAAATCCAATCATTAATTGAAGAAGTAGTAACCTTTATTTTACCTACCGCCATCATGCATAGTACACATATTATTATGGATCATCTTTCGACTATGCCAGAAATTCAATGTGATGGTAATCAACTAAAGCAAGTCTTTATTAATGTACTTAAAAATGCGATTGAAGCCATGCCTCGCGGAGGAAATATTTTCATCCAAACAAAGCAAGTAGATGAGAATTTCATTTTAATCCGTATTATAGATGAGGGGTGTGGCATTCCAGAAGATCGTATTTCTCGTTTAGGAGAACCTTTTTATAGTTTGAAAGAAAAAGGAACTGGATTAGGCTTAATGATGTGCTACAAAATAATCGAAGAACATTACGGTAAACTTCAAATCTCAAGTGAGTTAAATAAAGGAACAACTGTAGATATTCGATTACCCATCTCACCGCTACCAAATAATAACGAAATGGAAAAAGAGTAA
- a CDS encoding peptidoglycan recognition protein family protein: protein MEFKQAKLTFQDELQPLQNVTKLIIHHTAEDGWDVYKTHEFHQKVRGWSGIGYNYFIEEDGTVFEGRGLYIGAHAKGYNSKTIGICMTGNFDKYDPTLAQIDSLHSLCKWFMKKFSICEEHILGHRELEGVTKTCPGTRFSMVELRKTLSQI from the coding sequence ATGGAATTTAAGCAAGCAAAACTGACGTTTCAAGATGAATTGCAGCCTTTACAAAACGTAACAAAACTCATCATTCATCACACTGCTGAAGATGGATGGGATGTGTATAAAACACATGAATTCCATCAAAAGGTACGAGGATGGAGTGGCATCGGATATAATTATTTTATTGAAGAAGATGGGACGGTGTTTGAAGGTAGAGGATTATACATTGGAGCCCATGCAAAAGGATATAATAGCAAAACGATAGGGATTTGTATGACAGGTAATTTTGATAAATATGATCCGACTTTAGCGCAAATCGATTCTTTACATTCACTATGTAAGTGGTTTATGAAGAAGTTTTCTATATGTGAAGAACATATACTTGGTCATCGGGAATTAGAAGGTGTCACAAAAACTTGCCCAGGAACACGTTTTTCTATGGTAGAGTTAAGGAAAACATTATCTCAAATATAG
- a CDS encoding alanyl-tRNA editing protein, with the protein MERSTKVNQKLYYIDAYQQTFTAQIIKQAYDSEEKLYVTLTETAFYPTGGGQPHDTGTLNEASVVNVEEVEGEIRHFISSELHTKEVTGKINWQRRFDHMQQHTAQHILSAAFWDHFDIPTIGFHLGKETITIDLDTPELSIETATSALQIANQIVFENHPIHIKWMNLEEAKQLPLRKEPTITENIRVVIIENYDYNGCGGTHPKYTGEVGPIHIIGWERNKGGIRLTLVAGWRVLKLMKRHQQIIKDVSKQLNSSENDIPNKVTQLLTSQEENEKALQTMNEKLLFVEANKLLQQSIDIHAGTLISKVFTHRSMQEITKLSAIITEQNENSITYLVTENEEKLQCVLACGKAVTANMNTILKNALPTIEGKGGGNQKSARGGGKAIITGEEFLAHLIHLSQETF; encoded by the coding sequence ATAGAAAGGAGTACGAAAGTGAACCAAAAATTATATTACATCGATGCCTATCAGCAAACATTTACAGCACAAATTATTAAACAGGCCTATGATAGCGAAGAAAAATTATATGTTACTTTGACAGAAACAGCATTTTACCCAACTGGCGGTGGGCAACCACATGATACAGGAACATTAAATGAAGCTTCCGTCGTCAATGTTGAGGAAGTTGAGGGCGAAATCCGTCATTTTATATCAAGTGAATTACATACAAAAGAGGTAACGGGTAAAATTAATTGGCAGCGTCGTTTTGATCATATGCAACAACATACAGCTCAGCATATTCTATCCGCTGCATTTTGGGATCATTTTGACATTCCCACAATTGGTTTTCATCTTGGAAAAGAAACGATAACAATTGATTTAGATACACCTGAACTTTCGATAGAAACAGCTACTAGCGCACTCCAAATTGCAAATCAGATTGTCTTTGAAAATCATCCTATCCATATTAAATGGATGAACTTAGAGGAAGCAAAACAGTTACCTCTCCGAAAAGAACCAACAATTACAGAAAATATTCGCGTTGTAATCATTGAAAACTACGATTACAACGGTTGTGGTGGCACACATCCAAAATATACAGGTGAAGTGGGGCCAATTCATATAATAGGGTGGGAGCGGAATAAAGGTGGTATCCGTTTAACATTGGTTGCAGGATGGCGTGTACTCAAGTTAATGAAGCGTCATCAACAAATTATTAAAGACGTTTCCAAACAGTTAAATAGTAGTGAAAATGATATTCCAAATAAAGTAACCCAGCTTCTTACTTCTCAAGAAGAAAACGAAAAAGCACTACAAACTATGAACGAAAAACTACTTTTCGTAGAAGCAAATAAATTGTTGCAACAATCCATAGACATACATGCTGGAACACTCATTTCTAAAGTCTTTACACATCGTTCCATGCAGGAAATCACGAAATTATCAGCTATCATTACCGAACAAAATGAAAACTCTATTACATACCTAGTTACCGAAAATGAAGAAAAATTACAATGCGTTCTTGCATGCGGGAAAGCGGTAACAGCAAACATGAATACAATTTTGAAAAATGCTCTTCCTACTATTGAAGGAAAAGGAGGCGGTAATCAAAAAAGCGCTCGCGGCGGAGGAAAAGCAATTATTACAGGTGAAGAATTTCTAGCTCATCTTATTCATTTATCACAAGAAACATTTTAA
- a CDS encoding VOC family protein translates to MAGYIQGIDHVQVAAPVGCEEEARDFYGYKIGLEEIPKPEELRKRGGCWFRCGNQEIHIGVEQTFSPAKKAHPAFYVQGIDEFKGKLIGQGIQVIDDYARPDIIRFYVSDPFGNRLEFMENK, encoded by the coding sequence ATGGCAGGTTATATTCAAGGGATTGACCATGTACAAGTAGCAGCACCTGTAGGGTGTGAAGAAGAGGCAAGAGACTTTTATGGATATAAAATAGGTTTAGAAGAAATTCCGAAACCAGAAGAATTAAGAAAACGTGGCGGTTGTTGGTTTCGTTGTGGAAATCAAGAAATTCATATAGGAGTTGAACAAACTTTTTCTCCGGCTAAAAAAGCGCATCCAGCTTTTTATGTTCAGGGGATCGATGAATTTAAGGGAAAACTAATCGGGCAAGGGATTCAAGTCATAGATGATTATGCTCGTCCAGATATAATTAGATTTTATGTTTCAGATCCATTTGGGAATAGACTAGAATTTATGGAGAATAAATAA
- a CDS encoding NUDIX hydrolase, whose product MNHLLQVRVTGILIEKENLLIVKQKVSDRNWSLPGGRVEGGEMLEEAMIREMREETGLETRIKKLLYICDKPDVTPSLVHITFLLERVSGEIKLPSNEFDHNPIHDVKMVPLTELRNYHFSEAFIELIEKGFPNAGTYQGLKQNIGL is encoded by the coding sequence ATGAATCATTTATTACAAGTTCGAGTAACTGGAATTTTGATTGAGAAAGAAAACCTTTTAATTGTAAAACAAAAAGTTTCTGATCGAAATTGGTCTTTACCAGGCGGAAGAGTAGAGGGTGGAGAAATGTTAGAAGAAGCTATGATTCGAGAAATGAGAGAAGAGACGGGATTGGAAACTAGAATTAAGAAATTACTATATATTTGTGATAAACCGGATGTTACGCCATCACTAGTACATATTACGTTTTTACTTGAAAGGGTGTCGGGAGAAATAAAGCTACCGTCTAATGAATTCGATCATAATCCAATCCATGATGTGAAGATGGTACCACTAACAGAATTACGAAATTATCATTTTTCTGAGGCATTTATTGAACTTATTGAAAAAGGATTTCCTAATGCAGGAACTTATCAAGGATTGAAACAAAATATTGGCTTGTAA
- a CDS encoding long-chain fatty acid--CoA ligase, which yields MMMNVPLTISSMIERAEKLFPKKEIVSRTHDTITTLTYKQLGERTRRLSSALQKLGIKEGERVGTLAWNHHRHVEAYFAIPSIGSVLHTINIRLSAQHISYIIGHAEDRILLVDEDLVPLVEKIQSKLLTVQAYIIMTDKKELPETSLEPVYHYEQLLTEGDPDFQFLKDIDENTPAGMCYTSATTGNPKGVVYTHRSTVLHCMTLGLADTAALSESDAAMAIVPMFHVNAWGLPFAATWFGSKQVLPGPMFTPKILLEMIQDEKVTLAAGVPTIWLGVLQELENNNYDLSSMKRILCGGAAAPKSVIAAFEQKHSVPFVHAYGMTETSPLVTLARLKSYETDLSYEEQLEIRSKQGYLVPGVEMKVVGVNGEVKWDGAEMGELCLRAPWIAASYYNDERTIEGFRDGWLYTGDVITVDEEGCVKIVDRAKDVIKSGGEWISSVDLENALMAHEAVFEAAVVAVPHPQWQERPVACVVQKQNSSVTKEELYEFLRPQFAKWWLPDDIVFMEEIPKTSVGKFLKQELRKELEHLHKDIEK from the coding sequence ATGATGATGAATGTACCATTAACAATTAGTTCAATGATAGAAAGGGCAGAAAAGTTGTTTCCAAAAAAAGAAATTGTTTCGCGTACACATGATACTATAACAACTTTAACATACAAGCAATTAGGAGAAAGAACAAGGAGACTCTCTAGTGCGTTACAGAAATTAGGGATAAAAGAGGGAGAACGAGTTGGGACTTTAGCGTGGAATCATCATCGTCATGTGGAAGCGTATTTTGCTATTCCGAGTATTGGATCTGTCTTGCACACTATTAATATTCGTTTATCTGCACAGCATATTTCCTATATTATTGGACATGCGGAAGATCGCATTTTACTCGTTGATGAAGATCTCGTACCCCTCGTTGAAAAAATTCAAAGTAAATTATTGACTGTACAAGCATACATCATTATGACCGACAAAAAAGAACTTCCAGAAACTTCACTAGAGCCGGTCTATCACTACGAACAGCTTCTTACAGAAGGGGATCCTGATTTCCAATTCTTAAAAGATATTGATGAAAACACACCGGCAGGTATGTGTTATACGTCAGCGACAACAGGTAACCCAAAAGGTGTTGTATATACACATCGTAGTACGGTACTTCATTGTATGACTCTAGGATTAGCAGATACAGCTGCATTATCTGAAAGTGATGCAGCAATGGCAATTGTTCCAATGTTTCATGTGAATGCTTGGGGATTACCTTTTGCAGCAACGTGGTTTGGATCAAAACAAGTTTTACCTGGTCCGATGTTTACACCGAAAATATTACTTGAAATGATCCAGGATGAAAAAGTGACGTTGGCTGCTGGTGTACCAACGATTTGGCTTGGTGTTTTACAAGAATTAGAAAATAATAACTATGATTTATCAAGTATGAAGCGGATTTTATGTGGGGGTGCTGCTGCACCTAAAAGTGTGATAGCTGCATTCGAACAAAAACATAGTGTTCCTTTTGTGCATGCATACGGTATGACGGAAACAAGTCCACTTGTGACACTTGCACGGTTAAAAAGCTATGAAACAGATTTATCCTATGAAGAGCAACTGGAAATTCGATCAAAGCAAGGATATCTTGTACCAGGCGTTGAAATGAAAGTAGTGGGAGTAAATGGGGAAGTGAAATGGGACGGAGCTGAAATGGGAGAATTATGTTTACGAGCACCATGGATAGCTGCAAGTTACTATAATGACGAACGCACTATAGAAGGTTTCCGTGATGGTTGGTTATATACAGGGGATGTTATTACAGTTGATGAGGAGGGCTGCGTTAAAATTGTTGATCGCGCAAAAGATGTTATTAAAAGTGGGGGTGAGTGGATTTCATCTGTAGATTTAGAAAATGCTTTAATGGCACATGAGGCTGTATTTGAAGCTGCAGTTGTCGCAGTACCTCATCCTCAGTGGCAGGAGAGACCTGTTGCATGTGTTGTGCAAAAACAAAATAGTTCTGTAACGAAAGAAGAATTATATGAATTTTTACGACCGCAGTTTGCGAAGTGGTGGTTGCCGGATGATATCGTTTTTATGGAGGAGATCCCTAAAACATCAGTTGGTAAATTTTTGAAACAAGAGTTACGAAAAGAATTAGAGCATTTGCATAAAGATATCGAAAAGTAA
- a CDS encoding DUF2164 domain-containing protein yields MMNVKIPNEKKDELVEQIQRFFEEEDLDTIGRFQAERLIEEMIKLLGPYAYNQAIGDARKLITDKLSNIEEDLYVLEKQDGK; encoded by the coding sequence ATGATGAATGTAAAAATACCAAATGAAAAGAAAGATGAGCTTGTAGAACAAATTCAGAGGTTTTTTGAAGAGGAAGACTTAGATACAATCGGACGTTTTCAAGCAGAGCGTTTAATAGAAGAAATGATAAAATTACTTGGACCATATGCATATAACCAAGCGATTGGAGATGCGAGAAAGTTAATTACAGATAAGTTGTCGAACATAGAAGAGGATTTATACGTGCTAGAAAAACAGGATGGTAAATAA
- a CDS encoding FMN-binding glutamate synthase family protein, with the protein MNETLLVIISILLLLILLFIIFFMATFFIKKRTHHSILKLHPYLGRMRFLLEKIGPEFRQYWFDNDTDGKPFSRYDFQSVMFLAKYRSEVLGFGSKRDFDASGYYIANTLFPVLTEELNVDLSEERAAKKYVIHKEGVFSRKEKLTADETNLWLYEEDDAIVVGENRKFPWKIYGMFGASATSYGAIGENYILSTGYGSKMAGGSWINTGEGGVIPEHIQTGANIIAQIGPGLFGYRDEEGNFSMDEFVVKAKEPNIKAFELKFGQGAKIRGGHLEGQKVNRKIAAVRKVKEGETINSPNRFAFLHYAKDALRFIHDLQEKGDKPVGMKIVIGQQKPLEELLQTMKELNIYPDFITIDGSEGGSGATYKSMADSMGIPLIPALITFVDTACRFNVRDKLKVFASGKLVTPDKVAIALAIGADAVNSARGFMMASGCIMALQCHSGQCPSGVATTNPHYQKALDHNEKKWRVMNYIVSMRYSLFALSAAAGVKSPRHLTRDHIVFKDETGRVIPLSKLFPVVGEK; encoded by the coding sequence ATGAATGAAACGCTACTCGTTATTATTAGTATATTATTATTGTTAATCTTGCTGTTCATTATCTTTTTTATGGCTACATTTTTTATTAAGAAACGAACACATCATTCTATATTGAAACTCCATCCGTATCTAGGAAGGATGCGTTTTTTACTGGAGAAGATAGGGCCTGAATTTCGGCAATATTGGTTTGATAATGATACAGATGGAAAACCTTTTTCACGTTATGATTTTCAAAGTGTAATGTTTTTAGCAAAATATCGATCTGAAGTTCTAGGTTTTGGCTCGAAACGGGATTTTGATGCATCTGGATATTATATTGCAAACACTCTATTTCCAGTTCTTACAGAAGAACTCAATGTGGACCTTTCTGAAGAGCGTGCTGCAAAAAAATATGTAATTCATAAAGAAGGTGTGTTTTCTAGAAAAGAAAAATTAACTGCAGATGAAACAAATCTTTGGCTATATGAAGAAGATGATGCAATTGTAGTTGGAGAGAATCGTAAGTTTCCATGGAAAATATATGGAATGTTTGGGGCATCTGCTACTTCTTATGGTGCAATTGGTGAAAATTATATTTTATCTACAGGATATGGATCAAAAATGGCAGGGGGGTCATGGATTAATACAGGTGAGGGTGGTGTAATTCCAGAGCATATACAAACAGGTGCAAATATTATTGCTCAAATCGGTCCAGGTTTATTTGGATACCGTGATGAAGAGGGGAATTTTTCAATGGATGAGTTCGTAGTTAAAGCTAAAGAGCCGAATATTAAAGCATTCGAACTGAAATTTGGGCAAGGTGCAAAAATACGCGGTGGACATTTAGAGGGACAAAAAGTGAATCGGAAAATAGCTGCTGTTCGAAAAGTAAAAGAAGGGGAAACGATAAATTCGCCAAATCGTTTTGCGTTTTTACATTATGCTAAAGACGCCTTACGTTTTATTCATGATTTGCAAGAAAAAGGTGATAAACCAGTTGGAATGAAAATAGTTATCGGGCAACAAAAACCGCTAGAAGAGTTATTACAAACGATGAAGGAATTAAATATTTATCCAGATTTTATTACAATTGATGGCTCGGAAGGAGGTTCTGGTGCCACTTATAAATCGATGGCAGATAGTATGGGGATACCACTTATACCAGCACTCATTACGTTTGTTGATACAGCCTGTCGTTTTAATGTTCGAGATAAGTTGAAAGTTTTTGCATCGGGAAAATTAGTAACACCCGATAAAGTAGCAATAGCCTTAGCAATTGGTGCCGATGCAGTAAATTCTGCGCGCGGATTTATGATGGCAAGTGGATGTATTATGGCACTTCAGTGTCATTCCGGACAATGTCCTTCGGGGGTTGCGACAACGAATCCACATTATCAAAAGGCATTAGACCACAATGAAAAAAAGTGGCGCGTGATGAATTATATTGTGAGCATGAGATATAGTTTGTTTGCGTTATCAGCAGCGGCAGGGGTGAAAAGTCCACGGCATTTAACAAGGGATCACATTGTATTTAAAGATGAAACAGGTAGAGTTATTCCGTTATCGAAATTATTTCCAGTAGTAGGTGAAAAGTGA